The following proteins come from a genomic window of Chionomys nivalis chromosome 9, mChiNiv1.1, whole genome shotgun sequence:
- the Sun5 gene encoding SUN domain-containing protein 5 isoform X1, with amino-acid sequence MPRSRNTGDLCVQPEDTSHCTRPRRGVQRGHISRTTEAASANMNDASLLFSGINSPGPSLTQFILGYMSWLTCLACFLRTQAQQVLLNTCRCKLLCQKLMEKIGLLVLCAFGFWMFSMHLPSKMEVWQDDSINSPLQSLRMYQEKVRHHTGEIQDLRGSMNQLIAKLQEMEAMSDEQKMAQKIMKMIQGDYIEKPDFALKSIGASIDFEHTSATYNHDKARSYWNWIRLWNYAQPPDVILEPNVTPGNCWAFAGDRGQVTIRLAQKVYLSNLTLQHIPKTISLSGSLDTAPKDFVIYGMESPPREEVFLGAFQFQPENTIQMFPLQNQPPRGFAAVKVKISSNWGNPRFTCLYRVRVHGSVTPPRDSHLAPLS; translated from the exons atGCCCCGGTCAAGGAACACTGGGGACCTATGTGTCCAACCTGAAGACACCAGTCACTGCACCAGGCCCAGGAG GGGCGTCCAAAGAGGCCACATCAGCAGAACGACAGAGGCAGCCTCAGCAAACATGA ATGACGCTTCCCTGTTGTTTTCCGGTATCAACAGCCCAGGTCCCAGCCTAACCCAGTTCATACTgggatatatgt CCTGGCTCACCTGCCTGGCCTGCTTCCTGAGGACTCAGGCCCAGCAAGTTCTACTTAACACCTGCAG gTGCAAGCTTCTCTGCCAGAAACTCATGGAGAAGATTGGCCTTTTGGTCCTCTGTGCTTTTG GCTTCTGGATGTTTTCCATGCATTTACCATCAAAAATGGAAGTCTGGCAG GATGACAGCATAAACAGCCCACTGCAGAGCCTGAG GATGTACCAGGAGAAGGTACGACATCACACTGGAGAGATCCAGGACCTACGAGGTAGCATGAACCAGCTCATTGCCAAACTCCAGGAGATGGAAGCCATGTCTGATGAG CAAAAAATGGCCCAGAAGATAATGAAGATGATACAAGGTGACTACATTGAAAAGCCAGACTTTGCCCTGAAGTCCATAG GAGCCAGCATCGACTTTGAGCACACGTCAGCCACATACAACCACGACAAGGCCCGCTCCTACTGGAACTGGATCCGGCTGTGGAACTACGCACAGCCCCCGGACGTGATCCTCGAG CCCAATGTGACACCTGGCAACTGCTGGGCCTTCGCCGGCGACCGTGGCCAGGTGACCATCCGATTGGCCCAGAAAGTCTACCTGTCCAATCTTACACTTCAACACATCCCCAAGACCATCTCACTGTCGGGTAGCCTGGACACCGCACCGAAGGACTTTGTCATCTAT GGCATGGAGAGCCCCCCCAGGGAGGAAGTGTTCCTGGGGGCATTCCAGTTTCAGCCAGAAAACACCATCCAGATGTTCCCACTCCAG AACCAGCCGCCCAGGGGCTTTGCTGCAGTCAAAGTGAAGATCTCTAGCAACTGGGGGAACCCTCGCTTCACCTGCCTGTACCGTGTGCGTGTGCACGGCTCTGTGACCCCTCCCAGAGACTCGCACCTAGCACCCTTGTCCTAG
- the Sun5 gene encoding SUN domain-containing protein 5 isoform X2, translated as MPRSRNTGDLCVQPEDTSHCTRPRRGVQRGHISRTTEAASANMTWLTCLACFLRTQAQQVLLNTCRCKLLCQKLMEKIGLLVLCAFGFWMFSMHLPSKMEVWQDDSINSPLQSLRMYQEKVRHHTGEIQDLRGSMNQLIAKLQEMEAMSDEQKMAQKIMKMIQGDYIEKPDFALKSIGASIDFEHTSATYNHDKARSYWNWIRLWNYAQPPDVILEPNVTPGNCWAFAGDRGQVTIRLAQKVYLSNLTLQHIPKTISLSGSLDTAPKDFVIYGMESPPREEVFLGAFQFQPENTIQMFPLQNQPPRGFAAVKVKISSNWGNPRFTCLYRVRVHGSVTPPRDSHLAPLS; from the exons atGCCCCGGTCAAGGAACACTGGGGACCTATGTGTCCAACCTGAAGACACCAGTCACTGCACCAGGCCCAGGAG GGGCGTCCAAAGAGGCCACATCAGCAGAACGACAGAGGCAGCCTCAGCAAACATGA CCTGGCTCACCTGCCTGGCCTGCTTCCTGAGGACTCAGGCCCAGCAAGTTCTACTTAACACCTGCAG gTGCAAGCTTCTCTGCCAGAAACTCATGGAGAAGATTGGCCTTTTGGTCCTCTGTGCTTTTG GCTTCTGGATGTTTTCCATGCATTTACCATCAAAAATGGAAGTCTGGCAG GATGACAGCATAAACAGCCCACTGCAGAGCCTGAG GATGTACCAGGAGAAGGTACGACATCACACTGGAGAGATCCAGGACCTACGAGGTAGCATGAACCAGCTCATTGCCAAACTCCAGGAGATGGAAGCCATGTCTGATGAG CAAAAAATGGCCCAGAAGATAATGAAGATGATACAAGGTGACTACATTGAAAAGCCAGACTTTGCCCTGAAGTCCATAG GAGCCAGCATCGACTTTGAGCACACGTCAGCCACATACAACCACGACAAGGCCCGCTCCTACTGGAACTGGATCCGGCTGTGGAACTACGCACAGCCCCCGGACGTGATCCTCGAG CCCAATGTGACACCTGGCAACTGCTGGGCCTTCGCCGGCGACCGTGGCCAGGTGACCATCCGATTGGCCCAGAAAGTCTACCTGTCCAATCTTACACTTCAACACATCCCCAAGACCATCTCACTGTCGGGTAGCCTGGACACCGCACCGAAGGACTTTGTCATCTAT GGCATGGAGAGCCCCCCCAGGGAGGAAGTGTTCCTGGGGGCATTCCAGTTTCAGCCAGAAAACACCATCCAGATGTTCCCACTCCAG AACCAGCCGCCCAGGGGCTTTGCTGCAGTCAAAGTGAAGATCTCTAGCAACTGGGGGAACCCTCGCTTCACCTGCCTGTACCGTGTGCGTGTGCACGGCTCTGTGACCCCTCCCAGAGACTCGCACCTAGCACCCTTGTCCTAG